A genomic window from Nitrospirota bacterium includes:
- the ettA gene encoding energy-dependent translational throttle protein EttA translates to MSNGPDKVIYSMIGVSKFYDKKAVLKDIYLSYFYGAKIGVLGLNGSGKSSLLRILAGIDKDFNGQTVLAPGYTVGLLAQEPELDETRTVRQVVEEGVQEVVDALNEYNKINEKFAEPMSDDEMASLIDQQGKIQERLDSLDAWELDSRLDMAMDALRCPPADTPVKIISGGEKRRVALCRLLLKKPDILLLDEPTNHLDAESVAWLEHHLQNYPGTVIAVTHDRYFLDNVAGWILELDRGQGIPWKGNYSSWLEQKKNRLQQEEAAESERQKTLQRELEWIRMSPKGRHAKSKARITSYEELLRQDTEKGLKEMEIYIPPGPRLGNVVVEANNVSKAFGDNILMDGVTFSLPPGGIVGIIGPNGAGKTTLFRMITGQEKPDSGTFRIGETVKLAYVDQSRNDLDPNKSLWEVISDGLDVVPLGKRQVNSRAYVARFNFSGSDQQKKVSALSGGERNRVHLARMLKEEANVLLLDEPTNDLDVNTMRALEEALENFAGCAVVISHDRWFLDRIATHILAFEGDSKVVWFEGNYSEYETDRKARLGAAADQPHRIKYRHLTRG, encoded by the coding sequence ATGAGCAATGGGCCTGATAAAGTTATTTACTCGATGATTGGAGTGAGCAAGTTCTACGACAAGAAGGCTGTACTAAAAGATATCTATCTCTCATATTTCTATGGGGCCAAGATAGGGGTGCTTGGTCTGAACGGCTCAGGAAAGAGCTCCCTTTTGCGTATACTCGCCGGGATAGATAAGGATTTTAACGGACAGACCGTGCTTGCCCCCGGCTACACGGTTGGTCTCCTTGCACAGGAGCCTGAACTGGATGAAACCAGGACCGTTCGACAGGTTGTGGAAGAAGGCGTGCAGGAAGTGGTTGATGCACTTAATGAATACAATAAGATTAATGAAAAATTTGCAGAACCAATGTCAGATGATGAGATGGCCAGTCTTATAGACCAGCAGGGGAAAATTCAGGAGAGGCTTGACTCCCTGGATGCCTGGGAGCTGGACTCCCGCCTTGATATGGCTATGGACGCCCTTAGATGCCCCCCCGCAGATACCCCTGTTAAAATTATTTCAGGAGGGGAGAAGCGACGTGTGGCCCTCTGCAGGCTGCTGCTCAAGAAACCCGACATACTTCTCCTTGACGAGCCTACGAATCATTTAGACGCCGAGAGTGTCGCATGGCTTGAGCATCATCTCCAGAACTATCCGGGTACTGTTATCGCTGTGACACATGACCGCTATTTCCTTGATAATGTGGCCGGGTGGATCCTTGAACTCGACCGGGGACAGGGGATCCCATGGAAAGGGAATTATTCATCCTGGCTGGAGCAGAAGAAGAACCGCCTTCAGCAGGAGGAGGCTGCAGAGAGTGAACGCCAGAAGACATTACAGCGTGAGCTTGAGTGGATACGGATGTCCCCTAAGGGACGCCATGCGAAATCAAAGGCACGTATAACGTCTTATGAGGAACTGCTGCGTCAGGATACAGAAAAGGGTCTCAAAGAGATGGAGATATACATCCCTCCTGGGCCGAGACTTGGCAATGTTGTCGTTGAGGCGAATAATGTAAGTAAGGCCTTCGGTGACAATATCCTTATGGATGGAGTTACATTCTCCCTTCCACCTGGAGGCATTGTAGGGATCATCGGGCCTAATGGTGCAGGAAAGACGACTCTTTTCAGGATGATTACCGGCCAGGAAAAGCCTGACTCCGGGACATTCAGGATCGGAGAGACGGTGAAGCTGGCATATGTGGACCAGAGCAGGAATGACCTTGATCCTAATAAGTCCCTGTGGGAGGTTATCTCGGACGGCCTGGATGTCGTTCCGCTTGGTAAGAGACAGGTCAACTCCCGTGCCTATGTGGCACGTTTTAATTTCTCAGGGAGCGATCAGCAGAAGAAGGTCTCGGCACTCTCAGGCGGCGAGAGAAACCGTGTGCATCTGGCCCGTATGCTGAAGGAAGAGGCCAATGTCCTTCTCCTTGATGAGCCGACCAATGACCTTGATGTGAACACCATGCGCGCACTTGAAGAGGCGCTGGAGAATTTTGCCGGATGTGCAGTGGTCATCAGCCACGACCGCTGGTTCCTTGACCGTATCGCAACCCATATACTTGCGTTTGAGGGCGACAGCAAGGTTGTCTGGTTCGAGGGGAATTACTCTGAATATGAGACGGACAGAAAGGCCCGCCTCGGCGCTGCAGCAGACCAGCCCCACAGGATCAAGTACAGGCATCTGACCAGAGGGTGA
- a CDS encoding 4Fe-4S binding protein: MEGLKEQLRKESKKAKLDFNELKSGGFIKQTQKDLFTVRLRCPGGKVNAEQMRKAGEIADKFGRGEIHISVRQSIEVPYVSYKDFDAVAESLREIGWAVSSCGPRLRVPTACAGCTYNPNGLTDTQGICAEVDKRYFGIETRHHKFKTSFSGCPIDCFRTREMDLGFQGVLEPKLIEDECNGCELCVKACDEGALKMDGELPVRDWDKCIHCGDCVKVCPVDAMVSNRIGWLARVGGKHGKHPYFSYEIANFLTDDQVYVLIEKTMSWYQENAVGRERIGAAIERLGLERYMNDVVDPLGLEAIRDQKDRRKYYAKGNFYDK, from the coding sequence ATGGAAGGTCTTAAAGAGCAGCTTCGCAAGGAGTCAAAGAAGGCAAAGCTTGACTTCAATGAGTTAAAAAGCGGGGGGTTCATTAAACAGACGCAGAAGGACCTCTTCACTGTGCGTCTTCGCTGTCCTGGTGGCAAGGTTAATGCCGAACAGATGAGAAAGGCAGGGGAGATTGCAGATAAGTTTGGAAGGGGCGAAATCCACATATCTGTCCGCCAGTCAATTGAGGTTCCATATGTAAGTTATAAAGATTTTGATGCTGTGGCAGAGTCCCTGAGAGAAATTGGCTGGGCAGTTTCATCATGCGGACCAAGATTGCGTGTTCCCACGGCCTGTGCAGGTTGTACCTACAATCCTAACGGCCTCACAGACACACAGGGCATCTGTGCAGAGGTAGACAAACGTTACTTTGGCATTGAGACGAGGCATCACAAATTCAAGACATCCTTTTCAGGCTGTCCTATTGACTGCTTCCGTACACGTGAAATGGACCTTGGATTTCAGGGGGTTCTTGAGCCTAAGCTTATAGAGGATGAGTGTAATGGCTGTGAGCTGTGTGTCAAGGCGTGTGATGAGGGCGCTTTAAAGATGGATGGTGAGTTACCTGTCAGGGACTGGGATAAGTGCATCCACTGCGGTGACTGTGTAAAGGTCTGTCCGGTTGACGCAATGGTCAGCAACAGGATAGGCTGGCTTGCAAGGGTTGGCGGAAAACATGGCAAACACCCGTACTTCTCATATGAAATTGCCAATTTCCTTACTGATGATCAGGTCTATGTACTGATCGAAAAGACAATGAGCTGGTATCAGGAGAATGCAGTAGGGCGCGAACGTATTGGAGCGGCTATAGAAAGACTTGGTCTTGAGCGCTATATGAACGATGTTGTAGATCCTCTCGGCCTTGAAGCAATAAGAGATCAGAAAGACAGAAGAAAATACTACGCGAAGGGAAATTTTTATGACAAATAA
- a CDS encoding ketopantoate reductase family protein, protein MKIMIVGAGGVGGYYGAVLMKAGVNVSFLVTERNLPVLKSKGLTVKSKGEVWNSMPSVSTKPEDLGPCDLIIIAVKRYDTGKVLDTIRTVVTKDTVILTIQNGIDGEEEILRRFPEANVLGGVAFLASKLEEPGVVNHIGAGSLGIGELDGSESARVQSIVNLFKNAGIPTRLSKDILKTKWEKLCWNAVFNPVSVILNGPLEHILDSRDALDVAYAIFQEIRAVAGKKGVIIDASLMDEQINVTQKLRGYHTSMYEDFMKGKPTEIDYFNGFVCREGLRHNIPTPVNCMITSMVKAVISRHKNAG, encoded by the coding sequence GTGAAAATCATGATCGTTGGTGCAGGCGGGGTAGGCGGCTATTACGGTGCCGTTCTTATGAAGGCAGGAGTAAACGTCTCATTTCTTGTTACCGAACGGAACCTTCCTGTACTTAAAAGTAAAGGACTGACTGTAAAGAGCAAAGGCGAGGTCTGGAATTCCATGCCTTCTGTATCAACTAAGCCTGAAGACCTTGGCCCGTGTGACCTGATCATAATAGCTGTTAAACGATACGATACCGGCAAGGTTCTTGATACAATCCGCACTGTAGTTACCAAAGATACTGTAATACTCACAATACAAAACGGTATTGACGGCGAAGAGGAAATACTGCGCCGCTTTCCTGAAGCCAATGTCCTTGGAGGTGTTGCCTTCCTGGCATCCAAATTAGAAGAACCAGGAGTTGTTAACCACATTGGAGCAGGCTCCCTTGGCATAGGGGAGCTTGACGGCAGCGAGAGCGCTCGTGTACAGTCTATTGTTAATCTTTTTAAGAATGCGGGGATTCCCACCAGACTATCGAAGGATATTCTTAAGACCAAATGGGAGAAACTTTGCTGGAACGCTGTATTCAATCCTGTGTCCGTTATCCTGAATGGTCCGCTTGAGCATATACTTGATTCAAGGGATGCACTGGATGTGGCGTATGCGATATTTCAGGAAATCAGGGCAGTGGCAGGGAAGAAGGGCGTTATTATTGATGCCAGTCTAATGGACGAGCAGATAAACGTTACACAGAAATTGCGGGGTTATCACACTTCCATGTATGAGGACTTCATGAAGGGAAAGCCGACTGAGATAGATTATTTCAATGGTTTTGTGTGCCGGGAGGGTTTAAGGCATAATATACCAACTCCTGTTAATTGTATGATAACGTCTATGGTCAAGGCTGTAATCTCGCGGCATAAAAACGCAGGTTGA
- a CDS encoding VOC family protein, with the protein MRVSDMKETLQFYCDVLGLEVSRRSESPRGSELAFLKIPNSDEEIELCSFPASGRVVVQEDLVHLAFEVDDLDKMIASLKQKGVAVTDGPTRTSSGSRFCFIDAPDRYEIELIEKRKQ; encoded by the coding sequence ATGCGGGTAAGCGATATGAAAGAGACATTGCAGTTTTATTGCGATGTCCTCGGGCTGGAGGTGTCCCGCAGGTCTGAGTCGCCGCGCGGGTCAGAGCTTGCCTTTCTGAAGATCCCCAACAGTGATGAAGAGATAGAGCTATGCTCTTTTCCGGCCAGCGGCAGGGTAGTCGTCCAGGAAGACCTTGTGCACCTTGCCTTTGAGGTGGATGACCTTGATAAGATGATCGCATCCCTTAAGCAGAAGGGTGTGGCTGTTACGGATGGGCCGACCCGTACGTCATCAGGCAGCCGGTTCTGCTTCATTGATGCGCCTGACAGATACGAGATTGAGTTGATCGAGAAAAGGAAGCAATGA
- a CDS encoding sulfurtransferase TusA family protein encodes MTNKGETVSPDDKLDLSGVLCPINFVKTKLKLEEMEVGQVLEVILDDGEPMKNVPRSVKAEGHKIIGVEKLTDETYKILIRKETD; translated from the coding sequence ATGACAAATAAAGGTGAGACTGTAAGTCCGGATGATAAACTTGATCTTTCGGGCGTACTCTGCCCAATAAACTTTGTAAAGACCAAGTTAAAACTTGAAGAGATGGAAGTAGGCCAGGTGCTTGAGGTCATCCTCGATGATGGAGAACCCATGAAGAATGTCCCCAGGAGCGTAAAGGCAGAGGGTCATAAGATCATAGGCGTTGAGAAATTAACTGATGAGACCTACAAGATCCTGATCCGTAAAGAAACTGATTGA